One Plasmodium cynomolgi strain B DNA, chromosome 2, whole genome shotgun sequence genomic window carries:
- a CDS encoding hypothetical protein (putative): protein MYIQYRLFSEHSLWRLLEINKSENYILASELKHIICKQSNINYNNKIDIYFSVYKDDDEESAVSGVSGVGGIGGGVGGVGGIGGVGGADHEVAFLNPEDKVYNGTKILIHRHIKKKSSLSDITHEAKKEIIVDVREEEKINVPNEFLCILCNYILVDSHILVCSNNCGYSVCKTCVLFYILNKLVVHDEKKNSAVIDQSKLKDNYVQCPLCNGYLKYCIWNKKLDLTLKKIIHERSDIDSFKLNVEERNGRFLRIVEKLKIENFPPSGSSTKENIFENDVFKAIEAKYIISTANRKTDEPSRQEELKIANHFLYLMTNNRQNCTKEFNMIFLEFDNPIFDTVQKMSVRAAYDHQKAVVESAEDDVDEELYAQNKTYIMPISFVGGETSYSLIGVFYVKGLFKRVSTSSTDGDEEKQQAILKSFLQKWFSDEVKANQKNPSEMQNPLEWLKSGDVYTLEWIQKYEKTCFFPARKQPIYNIINSRRQRGRKKNNIEIVLDLRKFLDVVLSVNNYIKYGSRPNNYETKKGVGPQGVVLSSNVEDEEGKKKMAPTRIDNNVGDPTSWLHAIGTVDVKGGYQNDMAKERLPIFTTEAGDASSASAGLTKQSEFQEIFEIMYDTRVSPVTIAGSSFSVSNPYSDYCALLPFLTKEDFFFLRKLQRIYKEKYLRQLYRHVRRNDLSMNIFFNAVNSVFFSSPRWQR, encoded by the exons ATGTACATCCAATACCGGCTATTCAGCGAGCACTCCCTGTGGAGACTGCTCGAAATAAACAAAAGCGAGAACTACATTTTGGCCAGCGAGCTGAAACACATCATCTGCAAGCAGAGCAACATCAACTATAATAATAAGattgatatttatttttccgtGTACAAGGATGACGACGAGGAGAGTGCGGTGAGCGGGGTGAGCGGTGTAGGCGGAATCGGCGGCGGAGTTGGCGGAGTTGGCGGAATCGGCGGAGTCGGCGGCGCGGACCACGAGGTGGCCTTCTTGAATCCCGAGGACAAAGTATACAATGGGACGAAGATACTCATCCACAGACACATCAAAAAGAAATCAAGTTTGAGTGATATTACTcatgaagcaaaaaaagaaataattgtGGATGttagagaagaagaaaaaattaacgtcCCAAATGAGTTCCTTTGTATATTATGTAACTACATCCTAGTCGATTCGCATATCCTTGTGTGCAGTAACAACTGTGGTTACTCGGTGTGTAAGACGTGTGTGTTATTCTACATTCTGAACAAGCTTGTGGTacatgatgagaaaaaaaacagtgctGTTATTGATCAGTCCAAACTGAAGGATAACTATGTACAGTGCCCCCTCTGCAACGGATACTTGAAGTACTGCATTTGGAATAAAAAGCTTGACctaactttaaaaaaaattatacacgAACGGAGTGATATCGACTCGTTTAAACTCAACGTTGAAGAAAGGAATGGTCGATTCCTACGCATCGTAGAAAAACTGAAGATCGAAAATTTCCCTCCCTCAGGAAGTAGCAccaaagaaaatatattcgaAAACGACGTGTTCAAAGCGATTGAAGCGAAATACATTATCTCCACTGCGAACAGAAAGACAGATGAACCCTCCAGACAGGAGGAACTAAAAATTGCTAACCATTTCCTCTATCTCATGACCAACAATAGACAAAACTGCACAAAGGAATTTAACATGATTTTCCTCGAGTTTGATAATCCTATTTTTGACACAGTGCAGAAGATGAGCGTTAGGGCTGCGTATGATCATCAG AAAGCAGTTGTGGAGAGCGCCGAGGATGACGTCGACGAAGAATTGTATGCCCAGAACAAAACCTACATCATGCCCATCTCATTTGTGGGGGGAGAAACATCCTACTCGTTAATCGGTGTCTTCTATGTGAAGGGTCTCTTCAAGCGGGTATCAACCTCAAGCACTGATGGAGACGAGGAGAAGCAGCAAGCCATTTTGAAAAGCTTTCTCCAAAAGTGGTTCTCCGATGAGGTGAAGGCTAATCAGAAGAACCCATCCGAAATGCAGAACCCCTTGGAATGGCTCAAGTCTGGAGATGTATACACCCTAGAGTGGATTCAAAAGTACGAAAAGACGTGCTTCTTCCCTGCGAGGAAACAAccaatatataatataatcaaTAGTAGACGACAAAgaggtaggaaaaaaaataacatcgaAATAGTCCTCGatttgagaaaatttttggatGTCGTTTTGAgtgtaaataattacataaagtATGGGAGTCGGCCAAATAATTACGAGACGAAGAAGGGGGTAGGTCCTCAGGGTGTTGTTCTGTCCTCGAATgtagaagatgaagaagggaaaaagaaaatggctCCTACCAGGATAGATAATAACGTAGGAGATCCGACTTCGTGGCTACACGCCATTGGCACTGTAGATGTTAAGGGCGGCTATCAGAATGACATGGCGAAAGAAAGGTTGCCAATTTTTACCACTGAAGCAGGGGATGCATCATCTGCATCAGCTGGATTGACAAAACAGAGCGAGTTTCAGGAGATCTTCGAAATAATGTATGACACAAGAGTTTCTCCTGTGACAATTGCGGGTAGCAGTTTCAGTGTTAGTAATCCTTATTCTGACTATTGTGcccttttaccttttttgaCGAAGGaggattttttcttcctgcgAAAGCTGCAGCGGATTTACAAGGAGAAGTACCTGCGGCAGTTGTACCGCCACGTGCGTAGAAACGACCTGAgcatgaacatattttttaacgccGTCAActcggtttttttttcgagccCCAGGTGGCAGCGGTAG
- a CDS encoding hypothetical protein (putative), giving the protein MEKHKLQPGEEAKIRAIFFFIGLLLSLPSHVIVNVSFLINRIYKEEIFVIVMGIVSGCMIISSVFQLTFERTSFKSIMLFNSLNTANMLVLLVGICFFKCSKYYVYVICGTIGLFIGYLYSACTKYSLLMAIKVNGYMITGISFSSLFFFAINLLMSYFTIEDGNIDSYYNAISLSIGTIVLIEFFIILFIMYVQVSSPFFAEQRQKIELEICKNVNVDKNLSSIEKGKIKKQKTGLSTSDSKSKDGGVSFPILTSCREKITNFKSMFNCTNITNGARLIKYYYVCLIPISFSIFVSSIVYPHMIPNKLEKGVYVNYLFMFLYQLSDMLFSLLVTVYLTAFNFLKQKYIVILCLSRLILLGIAFKIKNLEDGDFMRSNGFVSMIIFLLGATNGSLINISYARIGECFEESSTKEKKIAVSSSFCALSLLMSFALAPWFCKAIIDL; this is encoded by the exons ATGGAGAAGCACAAGCTGCAGCCAGGGGAGGAGGCCAAAATACGGgccatcttcttcttcatcggGCTCCTGCTGAGTCTACCATCCCACGTCATAGTAAACGTATCCTTCCTCATAAATCGTATCTAcaaggaggaaatttttgttatcGTAATGGGAATCGTATCTGGATGCATGATCATTTCTTCAGTTTTTCAATTGACCTTCGAAAGGACATCCTTCAAGTCCATCATGTTGTTTAATTCGTTAAACACAGCCAATATGTTGGTCCTCCTAGTAGGTATCTGTTTCTTCAAATGCTCCAAATATTATGTGTACGTGATCTGTGGCACCATTGGCTTGTTTATTGGTTACCTTTATTCAGCTTGTACAAAATACTCTCTCCTCATGGCGATTAAAGTAAATGGGTATATGATTACAGGCATCAGTTTCagttctctctttttttttgcaataaaTCTGTTAATGTCTTATTTTACAATTGAAGATGGGAATATCGACTCGTATTACAATGCCATATCTTTATCCATTGGTACTATAGTGttaattgaattttttatcatcctgtttattatgtatgtacaagTTAGTTCACCTTTCTTTGCTGAACAGCGTCAGAAAATTGAGCTtgaaatttgtaaaaatgtgaatgtgGATAAAAATTTGAGTTCTattgaaaaggggaagataaAGAAACAGAAGACTGGTTTGTCTACATCTGATTCGAAGTCCAAGGACGGAGGTGTGAGTTTTCCTATCCTTACCTCttgtagagaaaaaattaccaactTTAAGAGTATGTTTAACTGCACCAACATCACCAACGGAGCTCGTCTCATTAAGTACTACTACGTCTGCCTCATCCCAATatccttttcgatttttgtCTCTTCCATTGTGTACCCCCACATGA TCCCCAACAAGCTCGAAAAAGGCGTCTACGTGAACTACCTGTTCATGTTCTTGTACCAACTGAGCGACATGCTCTTCAGCCTCCTCGTGACGGTCTACCTAACGGCCTTTAATTTCCTGAAGCAAAAGTACATTGTGATTCTATGCCTAAGTAGACTTATCCTCCTCGGAATCGCattcaaaataaagaatCTAGAAGATGGAGATTTTATGCGCTCAAACGGGTTCGTCTCCATGATCATATTTCTGTTGGGTGCTACCAACGGCTCCTTAATAAATATTAGCTACGCCAGAATAGGTGAGTGCTTTGAAGAGTCCAgcacgaaggaaaaaaaaatcgccgTGTCTTCATCCTTTTGCGCTCTCTCTCTCTTAATGAGTTTTGCTCTAGCGCCTTGGTTCTGCAAGGCAATCATTGATTTGTga
- a CDS encoding hypothetical protein (putative) — translation MNREKPSEGRKNVGAILHRYYGLDGGSGNGDQEQGVSVALRSNEAKLNGAKEGESHMMWKYPKKSNQMCTEEPIDVSDSEELNQKSTDFNVSEYFKKILQKATLKDLIQKAKNIEKEIKQNDNFMQSVVYENYNKFMKAADTIVDLKKDFGNVKNKIGDINEQLSCIDKNSHLVNKKIGKNYKKIKNLLQIKELLNGVHTIMSIPRRMFDLIILGDYTQSGMRIFRDLYLDSENMASIACYYYEEQLRRGITSNLSEHTQHGDQPTHLDRNSAEDFFNHLCENVISNEQITSSLYLILAYGKDKKEVRNVFLWNRFAAMKYLLGEISNWGSYIREGTIKGEEGHGEGHGEDEGKDDGQDDGKDDAEVDGEVHGLSAWTPNQSAKEKEHARHTGESAPHDEGHNRVFKTVLELAYTKWLHFFFSMIRSYEQLFLRDFYCACDETGTQRSGRMEALGGIPRLRALMRKLSASTVDARGKAAGALPTSPSSRGGDASQASYDNTTVNGGNAPKRGNLPPINWQEDHLEALLSTDDDREVVELLMRIFFKLLQDLTVDLIYMFNPPVKLVARCVGVLQEGVREAERSAERSAHNRSVNRGNTHLSSSHLGGTNINNRGSVSPLMDEFLKRINSELLKFHVYSLCLENDRRLMSFFSLCKEKEASYILENKPELSHHILLSLCLVLIDLEAFYKEIPLSSTDFYFKNLINFVIIYFVFLVKFVDSFIRYFVCVWEGRRSDGGEGATCEGATDEGATCEGATDEGATCEGATYEGTTHGDAPYEGDPPVDKEQIFQCRNIYPPQAYHNDVVNSGEEKKKKKILGNAQPSGYTKVSHLTVANFKTS, via the exons ATGAATAGGGAGAAGCCAAGCGAGGGGAGAAAGAACGTGGGGGCGATTCTGCACAGATACTATGGCCTAGATGGGGGGAGTGGAAATGGGGACCAGGAACAGGGAGTAAGTGTAGCGCTTAGAAGTAATGAGGCAAAGCTGAATGGTgcgaaggaaggagaatcACACATGATGTGGAAGTACCCAAAGAAAAGTAATCAGATGTGCACAGAAGAACCCATAGATGTAAGCGATTCAGAAGAACTGAACCAGAAAAGCACCGATTTTAACGTAAGTGagtactttaaaaaaatcctaCAAAAGGCAACACTAAAGGATTTGAtacaaaaagcaaaaaacatagaaaaagaaattaaacaAAACGATAATTTTATGCAATCAGTAGTGTatgaaaattacaataaatTTATGAAAGCAGCAGATACGATTGTAGATTTGAAGAAAGATTTTGGAAATGTCAAGAATAAAATAGGAGACATAAATGAGCAGTTGAGTTGTATAGATAAGAATTCTCATttggtgaataaaaaaattgggaaaaattacaaaaaaataaaaaatttacttcaaATTAAGGAGTTACTGAATGGGGTCCATACTATTATGAGTATCCCTAGGAGGATGTTTGATCTCATCATCTTAGGGGACTACACTCAGTC AGGCATGCGCATATTTCGGGACTTATATTTAGACAGCGAAAATATGGCCAGCATCGCTTGTTACTACTATGAGGAGCAACTCCGCAGGGGTATCACTTCCAACCTAAGTGAGCACACCCAGCATGGGGACCAGCCCACCCACCTAGATAGGAACTCCGCggaagatttttttaatcacctCTGTGAGAATGTCATCTCAAACGAACAAATCACTTCATCTCTATATCTTATTTTGGCATATGGTaaggacaaaaaggaggtgAGAAACGTGTTTTTATGGAATAGATTTGCAGCGATGAAGTACCTACTGGGTGAAATTTCCAATTGGGGGAGTTACATCCGAGAGGGGACGATCAAGGGTGAGGAGGGTCATGGAGAGGGTCATGGAGAGGATGAAGGAAAGGATGATGGACAGGATGATGGAAAGGATGATGCAGAGGTTGATGGAGAGGTTCATGGTCTGTCCGCTTGGACGCCTAACCAATCtgcgaaggagaaggagcacGCACGCCACACCGGTGAGAGTGCTCCCCACGACGAAGGACATAACAGGGTGTTCAAAACGGTGTTAGAGTTGGCCTACACCAAAtggctacattttttcttcagcaTGATACGAAGCTATGAGCAGCTATTTTTGCGCGACTTTTATTGTGCGTGTGACGAGACGGGAACACAGAGAAGCGGAAGAATGGAAGCTCTTGGCGGAATCCCCCGGTTGAGGGCCTTGATGAGGAAGCTGAGCGCTTCCACCGTTGACGCGAGGGGGAAAGCGGCGGGGGCTCTTCCCACCAGCCCGTCCTCCCGCGGAGGGGACGCAAGTCAAGCCAGTTACGACAACACAACAGTCAATGGTGGCAACGCACCAAAGAGAGGAAACCTCCCTCCGATAAACTGGCAGGAGGACCATTTGGAAGCCCTACTGAGCACGGATGATGACAGGGAGGTGGTCGAACTGCTGATGAGGATTTTCTTCAAACTTTTGCAGGACCTGACGGTCGACCTCATATACATGTTCAACCCCCCGGTGAAACTGGTCGCGCGGTGCGTGGGGGTGCTGCAGGAGGGGGTGCGTGAAGCGGAGAGGAGCGCGGAGAGGAGCGCGCATAACCGATCCGTGAACCGTGGTAATACCCACCTTAGTTCCTCTCACCTTGGCGGCACTAACATTAATAACAGGGGAAGCGTCTCCCCCCTCATGGACGAGTTCCTCAAGAGAATCAACTCCGAACTGCTAAAGTTCCACGTGTACAGCTTGTGCCTCGAGAACGACCGCAGGCTCATGAGCTTCTTCTCCCTGTGTAAGGAGAAGGAAGCTAGttacattttggaaaacaaGCCTGAGCTCAGCCACCACATTCTGTTAAGCCTTTGTCTTGTCCTCATCGACTTGGAGGCCTTCTACAAAGAGATACCCCTATCGAGTAccgatttttatttcaaaaatttgattaattttgtgatcatttattttgtgttcCTGGTGAAGTTTGTGGACTCTTTCATCAGGTACTTCGTGTGTGTCTGGGAGGGGCGCAGAAGCGACGGGGGAGAAGGTGCCACGTGTGAAGGTGCCACGGATGAGGGTGCCACGTGTGAAGGTGCCACGGATGAGGGTGCCACGTGTGAAGGTGCCACGTATGAAGGTACCACGCATGGTGACGCCCCCTATGAGGGAGACCCCCCCGTGGACAAGGAGCAAATATTCCAGTGCAGAAACATATACCCTCCACAGGCATATCACAACGACGTAGTGAACTcaggtgaggaaaaaaaaaaaaaaaaaatacttggAAATGCACAGCCAAGTGGATATACCAAAGTGTCACATTTGACGGTGGCGAATTTCAAAACGTCGTga
- a CDS encoding hypothetical protein (putative) yields the protein MKSIQFIWKKAQELERDHLLVSFLCTLYIVEELNDYVKSNSTDIEAKNVFLQCLDKAEHIRLSLDVVDYTKLADFCKKLFLAADRHDRQAEITKKTLQMFFTSQIFYEILNHFQKLDDDEKKKYLYAKYKTVYLKKCFDNGIKPEPGSPRNEGVETPSPEAYKAQQNGVDFAASLKHAQYAVNALLFEDLDTAKRELRLALSHLEQ from the exons atgaAGTCTATTCAGTTCATATGGAAAAAGGCGCAGGAGTTGGAAAGGGACCATTTGCTAG TTTCCTTCCTGTGCACCCTGTACATCGTGGAGGAGCTCAACGACTACGTAAAGAGCAATAGCACCGATATAG aggcaaaaaatgtCTTCCTGCAATGTCTAGACAAGGCTGAACATATCCGCTTATCTTTGGACGTAGTGGACTACACGAAGTTAGCcgatttttgcaaaa AGTTATTCCTAGCGGCTGACCGGCACGACAGACAAGcagaaataacaaaaaaaacgctgcAGATGTTTTTCACgtctcaaattttttacgaaattttaaatcaCTTCCAAAAATTAGACGacgatgagaagaaaaaatatttgtatgcCAAGTACAAAACGGtttatttgaagaaatgCTTTGACAACGGCATAAAGCCCGAGCCCGGTTCTCCGCGGAACGAGGGGGTCGAGACACCTTCGCCAG AGGCCTACAAAGCGCAACAGAACGGAGTTGATTTTGCCGCGAGCTTGAAGCATGCGCAGTATGCCGTTAATG CCCTTCTGTTTGAGGACCTCGACACGGCTAAGCGGGAATTGCGCCTAGCCCTTTCACACCTGGAGCAGTGA
- a CDS encoding aspartate-tRNA ligase (putative): MQCILDIKNNDNDKNMMKWVSNLPQESIVDINGKLIKPEIPIDSTNIKYEVHIKKIFCISKTTKELPFLLKDANMKETHEEGSIKVNQDNRLNNRCIDLRTYANYSIFCLQSQICTLFKNFLLQNNFIEIHTPKLLGESSEGGANAFQINYFNQKGFLAQSPQLYKQMCINSGFDRVFEVAPVFRAENSNTYRHLCEYVSLDIEMTYKYDFMENVHFYDSLFKHIFTELTKGENSKMLIKTVKGQYPCDDFQWLDVTPIFTYEEAIKMLIQHDKLQLKEEEILSYDMSTDMEKELGKIVKASHHTDYYIIINFPSELRPFYTMYKEEDPGISNSYDFFMRGEEILSGSQRISDVNLLVENIKRFNLDASKLNFYIDSFAYSSYPHSGCGIGLER; the protein is encoded by the coding sequence ATGCAGTGTATAttagacataaaaaataatgacaatGACAAGAACATGATGAAATGGGTAAGTAACCTTCCACAGGAGTCCATCGTGGATATAAATGGGAAATTAATAAAACCGGAAATACCAATCGATAGTACCAATATAAAGTATGAAGTAcacataaagaaaatattttgcataagCAAAACGACAAAGGAGTTGCCCTTTTTGTTAAAGGATGCAAATATGAAAGAAACACATGAGGAAGGTAGTATTAAGGTCAATCAGGACAATCGATTAAACAACAGATGTATAGACTTGAGGACCTATGCCAATTACAGCATTTTCTGTCTACAGTCACAAATCTGCACCCtttttaagaattttttactacaaaataatttcatcgAAATACATACCCCCAAATTGTTAGGAGAAAGCAGTGAAGGAGGAGCTAATGCTTTTCAGATTAACTACTTCAACCAAAAGGGATTCCTAGCACAGTCTCCCCAACTGTACAAGCAAATGTGTATTAACTCCGGATTTGACAGAGTATTCGAGGTAGCCCCAGTTTTTCGAGCAGAAAATAGTAACACATATAGACACCTCTGTGAGTATGTATCCTTAGACATAGAAATGACATACAAGTATGACTTTATGGAAAATGTCCATTTCTACGACTCACTTTTTAAACACATTTTCACAGAGTtaacaaaaggggagaacaGTAAAATGCTTATTAAAACTGTAAAGGGGCAATACCCATGTGATGATTTTCAATGGCTAGATGTAACCCCAATTTTTACATACGAAGAAGCCATAAAAATGCTAATACAACATGATAAGCTGCAATTAAAAGAGGAGGAGATTCTATCCTATGATATGTCAACTGATATGGAAAAGGAATTaggaaaaattgtgaaggCTTCTCATCATACGgattattatattatcataaattTCCCTTCAGAGTTGAGACCTTTTTATACTATGTATAAGGAAGAGGATCCAGGTATTTCCAATTcgtatgatttttttatgaggGGAGAGGAGATTTTATCTGGTTCTCAACGGATTAGTGATGTGAATTTGTTGGTGGAGAATATAAAGCGGTTTAATTTGGATGCGAGCaaacttaatttttatatcgATTCGTTTGCTTACTCGTCGTATCCCCACTCCGGCTGCGGCATTGGCCTTGAGCGC
- a CDS encoding hypothetical protein (putative): NKYVYPVEFTLSKSPIEEYLRRERSAHAGGCGPVEVDGNVDSTVDRVPLNQDSTVERVPLNQESTLGEPHETYLQHLKLLQNEILSSIKKRDTCCCSNRWKNTSVGTHPFSNKGENYPNREKLHHFDNEMEYEHLQNNILTGQVNFQKWSDKNKSHNDDNFFHFLIPFLKKKEISKLKIKKGYKIDILLNLSYMNNDYNDKLNFIQLQTEVLDTNGDVLFRKEKLHINNKNYNFINKLHLFFNTPFYFFNLFNRRMTEICLVDGYQYGPNFGKINIYLYPPMQIYEAYVVVLVYVNFVYYYMYNYPFLFFYVFVFVLSALLILINTVLFVLGAFCYYMLA, from the coding sequence AATAAGTATGTGTACCCGGTGGAGTTTACGCTCTCGAAAAGTCCCATAGAGGAGTACTTGCGTAGGGAGCGCTCGGCGCACGCGGGGGGGTGCGGCCCAGTGGAGGTGGACGGTAACGTGGACAGCACCGTGGATAGAGTGCCGCTTAACCAGGACAGCACCGTGGAGAGAGTGCCGCTTAACCAGGAAAGCACCCTGGGCGAGCCGCACGAAACGTACCTGCAGCATTTAAAGTTGCTTCAAAACGAAATTTTAAGCAGCATAAAGAAGAGGGATACATGCTGCTGCTCGAACAGGTGGAAAAACACATCAGTGGGCACGCATCCGTTTAGtaacaaaggagaaaattatcCGAATAGGGAAAAATTGCACCACTTTGATAACGAAATGGAGTATGaacatttgcaaaataatatattaacagGTCAGGTGAATTTTCAGAAATGGTcagacaaaaataaatcacacaatgatgacaatttttttcattttctcattccctttttgaagaagaaagaaattagcaaactgaaaataaaaaaaggatacaaAATTGACATTCTTTTGAATCTGTCCTATATGAACAATGACTACAATGACAAATTGAATTTTATCCAATTGCAGACGGAGGTACTTGACACGAATGGGGATGTCCTTTTTCGAAAGGAAAAGCTACAcataaacaataaaaattataactttataaataaactgcatttattttttaacactcctttttatttcttcaacCTTTTTAATCGGAGAATGACGGAGATATGCCTAGTGGATGGATACCAATATGGTCCCAACTTTGGGAAAATCAACATTTATCTCTACCCACCCATGCAGATTTATGAGGCCTATGTAGTGGTGCTTGTGTACgtcaattttgtttactactacatgtataattatccctttctctttttttacgtgtttgtttttgtgtTGAGCGCCTTACTCATTTTGATCAACACGGTCCTCTTTGTTTTGGGTGCGTTCTGCTACTACATGCTCGCCTGA